The following are from one region of the Streptomyces rubrogriseus genome:
- a CDS encoding O-methyltransferase, with protein sequence MCGFPTPTDTVTPRQRRGQERVITGNRQTSWAFADAYVAEDDALLWARDRAREAGLRSVTPGTGSALGLLAAAVDAKAVAEIGTGCGVSGIHLLHGMRPDGVLTTVDPEPEHQQFARQAFRAAGFASNRARFIPGRALDVLPRLADAGYDLVFCDGDRLEYLDYLAESLRLLRPGGLVAFEGVFGAGRTIDSGPQPTEVLRVRELLRAVRESQELVPSLLPVGDGLLCAVKR encoded by the coding sequence ATCTGCGGGTTCCCGACGCCAACGGATACAGTCACGCCGAGGCAACGACGGGGACAGGAGAGGGTCATTACCGGCAACCGGCAGACGAGCTGGGCGTTCGCCGACGCCTATGTCGCCGAGGACGACGCGCTGCTCTGGGCACGCGACCGGGCCCGCGAGGCCGGCCTGCGCTCGGTGACCCCGGGCACGGGTTCCGCCCTGGGGCTGCTCGCCGCCGCCGTGGACGCCAAGGCCGTCGCGGAGATCGGCACCGGCTGCGGCGTCTCCGGTATCCATCTGCTGCACGGCATGCGGCCGGACGGGGTACTGACCACCGTCGACCCGGAGCCGGAGCACCAGCAGTTCGCCCGCCAGGCCTTCCGGGCCGCGGGCTTCGCGAGCAACCGGGCCCGGTTCATCCCCGGGCGCGCCCTGGACGTGCTGCCCCGGCTCGCGGACGCCGGATACGACCTGGTCTTCTGCGACGGCGACCGGCTGGAGTACCTGGACTATCTCGCTGAATCGTTGCGTCTGCTGCGCCCGGGAGGTCTCGTCGCCTTCGAGGGCGTCTTCGGCGCCGGCCGCACGATCGACTCGGGACCGCAGCCCACCGAGGTGCTCCGGGTGCGGGAACTCCTGCGCGCGGTGCGGGAGAGCCAGGAACTGGTGCCGTCACTGCTGCCGGTGGGCGACGGACTGCTGTGCGCCGTGAAGCGCTGA
- a CDS encoding anti-sigma factor family protein, translating into MSGSRPESEGHLAEQHLGDRLSALVDGELGHDARERVLAHVATCPKCKAEVDAQRRLKNVFAEAAPPAPSESFLARLQGLPGGGDSDGGGSPFSGLPQGFGASAASGVFGPRRDERFEFGYVPAGSHAPVLPSATSGRGFRIHEVSRPESDRSASRGLRFAFAAAGAVSLAAIALGGVTLGTPDTTTEARGSGSGSNVTPLRTPGSAAATGSESQRRRTAGPLLGQGQRALGDLPVASTTASAPLLPGMPAPAGGDARQQAVRALTTPVTAGAAAMSPLIRPLEAVPPLSLSSWSAAPEVRPPGLLAAPDPAPSPYPAASPAASSPPLR; encoded by the coding sequence GTGAGTGGGTCACGGCCTGAGTCCGAGGGACACCTCGCAGAGCAGCACCTGGGAGACCGACTCTCCGCCCTGGTGGACGGAGAGCTCGGTCATGACGCGCGCGAGCGCGTGCTGGCGCACGTGGCGACCTGCCCGAAGTGCAAGGCGGAGGTCGACGCGCAGCGCCGGTTGAAGAACGTCTTCGCGGAAGCGGCCCCGCCGGCTCCGTCCGAGAGCTTCCTGGCCCGCCTCCAGGGGCTTCCCGGAGGCGGGGACTCCGACGGTGGCGGCTCGCCGTTCAGCGGGCTGCCCCAAGGCTTCGGCGCGTCCGCGGCCTCCGGTGTCTTCGGCCCGCGGCGGGACGAGCGGTTCGAGTTCGGCTACGTCCCCGCCGGGTCGCACGCCCCGGTGCTGCCGTCCGCCACGTCGGGGCGCGGCTTCCGCATCCACGAGGTGAGCAGGCCGGAGTCCGACCGTTCGGCCTCGCGCGGCCTGCGGTTCGCCTTCGCCGCCGCCGGAGCGGTGTCGCTGGCCGCGATCGCGCTGGGCGGCGTCACCCTCGGCACACCGGACACCACCACCGAGGCACGCGGCTCGGGCAGCGGCAGCAATGTGACGCCGCTGCGCACCCCGGGCTCGGCCGCGGCCACCGGTTCCGAGAGCCAGCGCCGCCGCACGGCCGGGCCGCTGCTCGGGCAGGGGCAGCGCGCGCTCGGTGACCTCCCCGTCGCCTCCACCACGGCCTCGGCGCCACTGCTGCCCGGGATGCCGGCCCCCGCCGGGGGTGACGCACGACAGCAGGCCGTCCGAGCGCTGACCACTCCGGTGACGGCCGGTGCCGCCGCCATGTCCCCGCTGATACGTCCGCTGGAAGCCGTTCCGCCGCTCTCCCTGAGCTCATGGTCGGCGGCCCCCGAGGTCAGGCCGCCCGGCCTGCTCGCCGCCCCCGACCCCGCTCCGTCCCCCTACCCGGCGGCTTCGCCGGCCGCCTCCTCCCCTCCGCTTCGCTGA
- the sigE gene encoding RNA polymerase sigma factor SigE, with amino-acid sequence MNDTAADHSHADGPTTGHAQTATFSGDADGQAWTPPTWEEIVSTHSGRVYRLAYRLTGNQHDAEDLTQEVFVRVFRSLSTYTPGTFEGWLHRITTNLFLDMVRRKQRIRFDALGDDAAERLPSREPTPQQLFHDAHFDADVQQALDTLAPEFRAAVVLCDIEGLSYEEIAATLGVKLGTVRSRIHRGRSQLRKALAHRSPKARADRRSLAAGVPALGGGGTSA; translated from the coding sequence GTGAACGACACCGCTGCTGACCACAGCCACGCCGACGGTCCCACCACGGGACACGCCCAGACCGCGACCTTCTCCGGCGACGCGGACGGGCAGGCGTGGACTCCGCCCACCTGGGAGGAGATCGTCAGCACCCACAGCGGCCGGGTCTACCGCCTCGCCTACCGCCTCACGGGCAACCAGCACGACGCCGAGGACCTCACCCAAGAGGTCTTCGTCCGTGTCTTCCGCTCCCTGTCGACCTACACGCCGGGCACCTTCGAGGGCTGGCTGCACCGCATCACGACCAATCTCTTCCTGGACATGGTGCGCCGCAAGCAGCGCATCCGGTTCGACGCCCTGGGCGACGACGCGGCCGAGCGGCTGCCCAGCAGGGAGCCCACCCCGCAGCAGCTCTTCCACGACGCCCACTTCGACGCGGACGTCCAGCAGGCGCTGGACACCCTCGCGCCCGAGTTCCGCGCCGCCGTCGTCCTGTGCGACATCGAAGGGCTGTCGTACGAGGAGATCGCCGCGACCCTCGGCGTCAAGCTGGGCACGGTGCGCTCCCGCATCCACCGCGGCCGTTCCCAGCTGCGCAAGGCGCTCGCGCACCGGTCCCCGAAGGCGCGGGCCGACCGTCGCTCGCTGGCGGCCGGTGTGCCCGCACTGGGAGGAGGGGGCACGAGCGCGTGA
- a CDS encoding heavy metal transporter → MLQPSPPRKRRGRLARSGAASMVLLAVAGYLAVQYVTGGAGAPGCKVAGGEGDRTTYEFTPEQAVNAATITAVGTARKLPDRAVTIALATALQESSLRNLDHGDKDSLGLFQQRPSQGWGKPEEIMDPAYSAGLFYDHLVEVPGYLDLPLTDAAQRVQRSAFPYAYAKHEPDAELLAAALTGRSAATLTCDGRPGATPEKGPDGVRAALVRDFGHDVLRPAGAEVGGDAASRRPATGSDERTVTLPVTGGTGSGSAREHVRRGWQLAHWAVANASSLHIQRVTYAGREWTAGNTDSKWYSTGAADAKGAERAAEAVRITSAR, encoded by the coding sequence GTGCTCCAGCCGTCCCCACCTCGCAAACGCCGTGGCCGCCTCGCCCGTTCGGGCGCCGCCTCCATGGTCCTGCTCGCGGTCGCCGGGTATCTGGCCGTGCAGTACGTCACCGGGGGCGCGGGCGCTCCGGGGTGCAAGGTGGCCGGCGGCGAGGGCGACCGGACGACCTACGAGTTCACGCCGGAGCAGGCGGTGAACGCGGCCACGATCACCGCCGTGGGCACCGCCCGCAAGCTCCCCGACCGGGCCGTGACGATCGCGCTGGCGACCGCGCTGCAGGAGTCGTCGCTGCGCAACCTGGACCACGGCGACAAGGACTCGCTCGGCCTGTTCCAGCAGCGGCCCTCGCAGGGCTGGGGCAAGCCCGAGGAGATCATGGACCCGGCGTACTCGGCGGGCCTGTTCTACGACCACCTGGTCGAGGTGCCCGGCTACCTGGACCTGCCGCTGACCGACGCCGCCCAGCGGGTGCAGCGCAGCGCCTTCCCGTACGCCTACGCCAAGCACGAACCGGACGCCGAGTTGCTCGCCGCCGCGCTCACCGGACGGTCGGCGGCCACGCTGACCTGTGACGGGCGCCCCGGCGCGACCCCGGAGAAGGGGCCGGACGGGGTCCGCGCGGCGCTGGTGCGGGACTTCGGGCACGACGTGCTGCGACCGGCCGGCGCGGAGGTGGGCGGCGACGCCGCGTCCCGGCGGCCCGCGACCGGCTCCGACGAGCGGACCGTGACACTGCCGGTGACCGGCGGCACCGGTTCCGGCTCGGCCCGGGAGCATGTGCGGCGCGGCTGGCAGTTGGCGCACTGGGCGGTGGCCAACGCCTCCTCGCTGCACATCCAGCGGGTCACCTACGCGGGCCGGGAGTGGACCGCGGGCAACACCGACAGCAAGTGGTATTCGACGGGCGCCGCGGACGCCAAGGGTGCGGAGCGGGCTGCGGAAGCGGTGCGGATCACCTCCGCCCGGTAG
- a CDS encoding DivIVA domain-containing protein, whose protein sequence is MVMFLFLVIALAVVVAAVTLAVVGGGESGPLPDAAPERVRDALPPDRPVGRGDVERLRFPLVVRGYRMADVDDALGRLGAELAEREARIADLESALAGARAAAAHRHVVMDKPDREEQQ, encoded by the coding sequence ATGGTCATGTTCCTGTTCCTCGTCATCGCGCTGGCCGTCGTGGTGGCCGCGGTGACGCTCGCCGTGGTGGGCGGCGGCGAGAGCGGGCCGCTGCCCGACGCCGCACCCGAGCGGGTGAGGGACGCGCTGCCCCCGGACCGACCGGTGGGCCGCGGGGACGTGGAGCGGCTGCGCTTCCCGCTCGTGGTCCGCGGCTACCGGATGGCCGACGTCGACGACGCGCTCGGCCGCCTCGGCGCCGAGCTGGCCGAGCGCGAGGCCCGGATCGCCGACCTGGAGTCCGCGCTGGCGGGCGCCCGGGCCGCGGCGGCCCACCGCCACGTCGTCATGGACAAGCCGGACCGGGAGGAGCAGCAGTGA
- the dapE gene encoding succinyl-diaminopimelate desuccinylase yields MADTPLDLTLDAAELTARLVDFPSESGTEKPLADAIESALRSLPHLSVERYGNNVVARTGLGRAERVILAGHIDTVPIAGNVPSRLDEDGVLWGCGTCDMKAGVAVQLRIAATVPAPNRDLTFVFYDNEEVAAELNGLKHVAEAHPEWLEGDFAVLLEPSDGQVEGGCQGTLRVLLKTSGERAHSARSWMGSNAIHAAAPILARLAAYEPRYPVIDGLEYREGLNAVGITGGVAGNVIPDECVVTVNFRYAPDRSPEEALAHVREVFDGCGVTDFVVDDHSGAALPGLSHPAAAAFIEAVGGTPQPKYGWTDVSRFSALGVPAVNYGPGNPHLAHKRDERVEVAKILAGEERLRSWLTA; encoded by the coding sequence ATGGCCGATACCCCGCTTGACCTCACGCTGGACGCCGCGGAGCTTACCGCGCGGCTCGTCGACTTCCCGTCCGAGAGCGGCACCGAGAAGCCCCTGGCGGACGCGATCGAGAGCGCCCTGCGGTCCCTGCCCCACCTGTCGGTCGAGCGGTACGGCAACAACGTCGTCGCGCGCACCGGCCTGGGCCGGGCGGAGCGCGTGATCCTGGCGGGCCACATCGACACCGTGCCGATCGCCGGCAACGTCCCGTCCCGGCTGGACGAGGACGGCGTCCTGTGGGGGTGCGGCACCTGCGACATGAAGGCGGGCGTCGCGGTCCAGCTGCGCATCGCGGCCACCGTCCCCGCCCCCAACCGCGACCTGACCTTCGTCTTCTACGACAACGAGGAGGTCGCCGCCGAGCTGAACGGCCTGAAGCACGTCGCCGAGGCGCACCCCGAGTGGCTGGAGGGCGACTTCGCGGTGCTCCTCGAACCGTCCGACGGCCAGGTGGAGGGCGGCTGCCAGGGCACCCTGCGGGTGCTGCTGAAGACCTCGGGGGAGCGGGCGCACTCGGCGCGCTCCTGGATGGGCTCCAACGCCATCCACGCCGCCGCCCCGATCCTCGCGCGCCTGGCGGCGTACGAGCCCCGCTACCCGGTCATCGACGGCCTGGAGTACCGCGAGGGCCTCAACGCGGTCGGCATCACGGGCGGCGTGGCCGGCAACGTCATCCCCGACGAGTGCGTGGTCACCGTCAACTTCCGCTACGCCCCGGACCGCAGTCCCGAGGAGGCACTCGCCCACGTGCGCGAGGTCTTCGACGGCTGCGGGGTGACGGACTTCGTGGTCGACGACCACAGCGGCGCGGCCCTGCCCGGCCTGTCCCACCCGGCCGCGGCGGCCTTCATCGAGGCGGTGGGCGGCACCCCGCAGCCGAAGTACGGCTGGACGGACGTGTCCCGCTTCTCGGCGCTCGGCGTCCCGGCGGTCAACTACGGCCCCGGCAACCCGCACTTGGCGCACAAGCGCGACGAGCGGGTCGAGGTGGCGAAGATCCTCGCGGGGGAGGAGCGCCTGCGCTCCTGGCTGACGGCATGA
- the folP gene encoding dihydropteroate synthase: protein MLRLGRREFAAHEPVIMAIVNRTPDSFYDRGATFGDEPALARVEQAVAEGAAIIDVGGVKAGPGDEVSAAEEARRTVGFVAEVRRRHPDVVISVDTWRHEVGEAVCEAGADLLNDAWGGVDPKLAEVAARYGVGLVCTHAGGAEPRTRPHRVTYDDVVADVLRVTLGLAERAVGLGVPRESVLIDPGHDFGKNTRHSLEATRRLGEMVETGWPVLVSLSNKDFVGETLDRPVKERLIGTLATTAVSAWLGARVYRVHEVAETRQVLDMVATIAGHREPAVARRGLA from the coding sequence ATGCTCAGGCTGGGCAGGCGCGAATTCGCGGCGCACGAGCCGGTGATCATGGCCATCGTGAACCGTACCCCGGACTCCTTCTACGACCGGGGAGCGACCTTCGGCGACGAGCCCGCCCTCGCGCGCGTGGAGCAGGCCGTGGCCGAGGGCGCCGCGATCATCGACGTCGGCGGGGTGAAGGCCGGTCCCGGGGACGAGGTGTCGGCCGCGGAGGAGGCGCGGCGGACGGTGGGGTTCGTCGCGGAGGTGCGACGTCGGCACCCGGACGTCGTGATCAGCGTGGACACCTGGCGGCACGAGGTCGGCGAGGCGGTGTGCGAGGCCGGGGCGGACCTGCTGAACGACGCGTGGGGCGGCGTCGACCCGAAGCTCGCGGAGGTCGCGGCCCGGTACGGGGTCGGGCTGGTGTGCACGCACGCGGGCGGCGCCGAGCCGCGGACCCGGCCGCACCGGGTGACGTACGACGACGTCGTGGCCGACGTCCTGCGGGTGACGCTGGGGCTGGCCGAGCGGGCGGTGGGGCTGGGGGTGCCGCGGGAGTCGGTGCTGATCGACCCCGGGCACGACTTCGGGAAGAACACCCGGCACAGCCTGGAGGCGACGCGACGGCTCGGGGAGATGGTGGAGACGGGGTGGCCGGTGCTGGTGTCCCTGTCGAACAAGGACTTCGTCGGGGAGACGCTGGACCGGCCGGTGAAGGAACGGCTGATCGGCACGCTGGCGACCACGGCCGTGTCGGCGTGGCTGGGGGCCAGGGTGTACCGGGTGCACGAGGTGGCGGAGACCCGGCAGGTGCTGGACATGGTGGCGACGATCGCCGGGCACCGGGAGCCGGCGGTGGCGCGGCGGGGGCTGGCCTAG
- a CDS encoding sec-independent translocase, which produces MFNDIGALELVTLVVLAVLVFGPDKLPKVIQDVTRTIRKIREFSDSAKQDIRQELGPEFKDFEFEDLNPKTFLRKQLDNDELGLKEIRNGFDLKKEMAEVTDAVHGRDAEPSSSGSSSGSSSAASGNGRVDMSKKPEKPGKTDKPAADDRPPFDMDAT; this is translated from the coding sequence GTGTTCAATGACATAGGCGCACTAGAGCTGGTGACGCTCGTCGTCCTCGCCGTGCTCGTCTTCGGTCCGGACAAGCTCCCCAAGGTCATCCAGGACGTGACCCGCACGATCCGGAAGATCCGGGAGTTCTCGGACAGCGCCAAGCAGGACATCCGCCAGGAGCTGGGCCCCGAGTTCAAGGACTTCGAGTTCGAGGACCTCAACCCCAAGACGTTTCTCCGCAAGCAGCTGGACAACGACGAGCTGGGGCTCAAGGAGATCCGCAACGGCTTCGACCTGAAGAAGGAGATGGCCGAGGTCACCGACGCCGTGCACGGCCGCGACGCGGAGCCCTCGTCCTCGGGGTCGTCCTCCGGATCGTCGTCCGCCGCGTCCGGCAACGGCCGCGTCGACATGTCGAAGAAGCCCGAGAAGCCCGGGAAGACCGACAAGCCCGCCGCCGACGACCGCCCGCCCTTCGACATGGACGCCACCTGA
- a CDS encoding LOG family protein, translating to MATGNPEGKKRPPEEQRLGPVLRRRDQVQESTTDQRLLDERAPTDWVHTDPWRVLRIQSEFIEGFGTLAELPPAISVFGSARTPTDSPEYDAGVRLGRGLVEAGFAVITGGGPGAMEAANKGALEAKGTSVGLGIELPFEQGLNPYVDIGLNFRYFFVRKMMFVKYAQGFVVLPGGLGTLDELFEALTLVQTQKVTRFPIVLFGSEYWGGLVDWLRGTLVAQGKAAEKDLMLFHVTDDVDEAVALVSKEAGR from the coding sequence ATGGCTACCGGCAACCCCGAGGGCAAGAAGCGGCCACCGGAGGAGCAGCGCCTGGGTCCCGTCCTCCGGCGGCGGGACCAGGTGCAGGAGAGCACCACGGACCAGCGCCTGCTGGACGAGCGTGCTCCGACGGACTGGGTCCACACCGACCCCTGGCGGGTGCTGCGCATCCAGTCGGAGTTCATCGAGGGCTTCGGCACGCTGGCCGAACTGCCGCCCGCCATCAGCGTCTTCGGCTCCGCCCGGACGCCGACGGACTCACCGGAGTACGACGCGGGCGTGCGGCTGGGCCGCGGCCTGGTGGAGGCGGGCTTCGCCGTCATCACCGGCGGCGGGCCCGGCGCCATGGAGGCGGCCAACAAGGGCGCCCTGGAGGCGAAGGGCACGTCGGTCGGCCTCGGCATCGAGCTGCCCTTCGAGCAGGGGCTCAACCCCTACGTCGACATCGGCCTGAACTTCCGCTACTTCTTCGTCCGCAAGATGATGTTCGTGAAGTACGCGCAGGGCTTCGTCGTGCTGCCCGGCGGCCTCGGCACCCTGGACGAACTCTTCGAGGCCCTCACCCTGGTGCAGACCCAGAAGGTGACCCGCTTCCCCATCGTCCTGTTCGGCTCGGAGTACTGGGGCGGCCTGGTGGACTGGCTCCGCGGCACCCTGGTGGCCCAGGGCAAGGCCGCGGAGAAGGACCTCATGCTCTTCCACGTCACCGACGACGTGGACGAGGCGGTCGCCCTGGTCTCCAAGGAGGCGGGCCGGTAA
- a CDS encoding DUF3117 domain-containing protein: MAAMKPRTGDGPLEVTKEGRGIVMRVPLEGGGRLVVELTPDEADALGDALKKVVG, translated from the coding sequence ATGGCGGCCATGAAGCCGCGGACGGGCGATGGCCCGCTCGAGGTGACCAAGGAGGGGCGGGGCATCGTCATGCGCGTTCCGCTCGAAGGCGGCGGGCGGCTCGTCGTCGAGCTGACCCCCGATGAGGCCGACGCGCTCGGCGACGCCCTCAAGAAGGTCGTCGGCTGA
- the chcB gene encoding 2-cyclohexenylcarbonyl CoA isomerase, giving the protein MSMADTVLYEVSDGLATITLNRPEAMNALNIESKVALRDAVRSAAADDAVRAVLLTAAGDRAFCVGQDLKEHIGLLAADRETGSGQTMSTVREHYNPIVRALAGAEKPVVAAVNGVAAGAGLGFALAADYRLVADTAAFNTSFAGVALTADSGISWTLPRVVGPGRAADLLLFPRSIRAQEAYELGIATRVVPAADLRAEAEKTARALAEGPTVAYAALKEAMAYGLTHSLSETLDKEDELQSRAGASEDHAIAVRAFVEKEKPKYLGR; this is encoded by the coding sequence ATCTCCATGGCCGACACCGTGCTCTACGAAGTGAGCGACGGGCTCGCGACGATCACGCTGAACCGCCCCGAGGCGATGAACGCGCTGAACATCGAGTCCAAGGTCGCGCTCCGGGACGCGGTGCGCTCCGCGGCGGCGGACGACGCCGTACGGGCGGTGCTGCTGACCGCGGCCGGGGACCGGGCGTTCTGCGTCGGCCAGGACCTCAAGGAGCACATCGGGCTGCTGGCCGCCGACCGGGAGACGGGCTCGGGGCAGACGATGAGCACGGTGCGCGAGCACTACAACCCGATCGTCCGGGCGCTGGCCGGCGCCGAGAAGCCGGTGGTCGCCGCCGTGAACGGCGTGGCGGCCGGCGCGGGGCTCGGTTTCGCGCTCGCCGCGGACTACCGGCTCGTCGCGGACACGGCGGCGTTCAACACGTCCTTCGCGGGCGTGGCGCTCACCGCGGACTCCGGCATCTCGTGGACGCTGCCGCGCGTCGTCGGCCCCGGCCGCGCCGCCGACCTGCTGCTCTTCCCACGCAGTATCCGCGCGCAGGAGGCGTACGAGCTGGGCATCGCCACCCGCGTCGTCCCCGCCGCCGACCTGCGCGCCGAGGCCGAGAAGACGGCGCGGGCGCTGGCCGAGGGCCCGACGGTGGCGTACGCGGCGCTGAAGGAGGCGATGGCGTACGGGCTGACGCACTCGCTGTCCGAGACGCTGGACAAGGAGGACGAGCTGCAGTCGCGGGCGGGCGCCTCCGAGGACCACGCGATCGCGGTGCGGGCGTTCGTCGAGAAGGAGAAGCCGAAGTACCTGGGCCGGTAG
- a CDS encoding S1C family serine protease, with amino-acid sequence MNEGKPTKAKWWSRPRTSEDAPDGDFELERPRPAPTPGTDDPATDGGDFELARPAAATPRSPEAGDYELDLPLPERNEPTDAPPHPRTADEAGADPAAGPAVAAGSPRPGGVGAAELPDAGLPRQDDWDRQAAPAVDAGSRSHAGTGSVPAADGTSDTGRPKPLHEPDPYSTPPYGEPGPWAPAPPVQHPAATPAHGTVTAVGGVPQAAPVTPAAEGPHAHVPRPSGSSVSSPAGAVPDPAFADAPPPVPPTAQERHPAPAAPVPHDAGAPADPWGRYDPWAASAQHHDAAGRAPKRRRGPRAKALVGGALLIALVSGGIGGGVGAYLERNGGVGTVELPQAGPEAAERDPDSVAGIAARALPSVVTLHVSGGEAAGTGTGFVLDGRGHILTNNHVVEPAGSGGEITVTFNSGDTAEAEVVGRDSGYDLAVVKVKGVTGLTPMPLGNSENVRVGDPVVAIGAPFDLAGTVTSGIISAKERPITAGGEEGDGSDISYVDALQTDAPINPGNSGGPLLDARGRAIGINSAIRSADSGSAESDDGQAGSIGLGFAIPINQGKRVAEELINTGRAAHPVIGITLDMNYTGDGARVSAKGGDGGPAVTTGGPGAKAGIKPGDVITAVDGQRVHSGEELIVKTRAHRPGDRLELTLERDGKETKVSLVLGSSGDD; translated from the coding sequence ATGAACGAGGGGAAGCCCACGAAGGCGAAGTGGTGGAGTCGTCCCCGCACGTCCGAGGACGCACCCGACGGCGACTTCGAACTGGAACGCCCTCGCCCGGCCCCCACCCCGGGCACCGACGATCCGGCGACCGACGGGGGCGACTTCGAACTGGCCCGCCCGGCGGCGGCGACCCCCCGCTCCCCCGAAGCGGGCGACTACGAGCTGGACCTGCCTCTGCCCGAGAGAAACGAACCGACGGACGCGCCCCCGCATCCACGCACGGCCGACGAAGCCGGCGCCGACCCGGCGGCCGGCCCAGCGGTGGCCGCCGGTTCGCCGAGGCCGGGAGGTGTCGGCGCCGCCGAACTTCCGGATGCCGGTCTGCCCCGTCAGGACGACTGGGACCGGCAAGCCGCCCCGGCGGTGGACGCGGGGTCGCGGTCCCACGCGGGGACCGGCTCCGTTCCGGCCGCCGACGGCACGTCCGACACCGGGCGGCCCAAGCCGCTGCACGAACCCGACCCGTACAGCACCCCGCCGTACGGTGAGCCCGGCCCCTGGGCTCCCGCACCGCCCGTCCAGCACCCGGCGGCCACCCCGGCACACGGCACGGTGACGGCCGTGGGAGGGGTGCCGCAGGCGGCCCCGGTCACGCCCGCGGCGGAGGGCCCGCACGCGCACGTGCCGCGCCCGAGCGGGTCGTCGGTGTCTTCGCCCGCGGGTGCGGTGCCCGACCCGGCCTTCGCGGACGCCCCGCCCCCGGTGCCGCCGACGGCGCAGGAGCGGCATCCGGCGCCGGCCGCCCCGGTGCCCCACGACGCGGGCGCGCCCGCCGATCCGTGGGGGCGTTACGACCCCTGGGCCGCCTCCGCGCAGCACCACGACGCGGCCGGGCGCGCGCCTAAGCGGCGACGCGGGCCGCGTGCGAAGGCGCTCGTCGGCGGGGCGCTGCTCATCGCCCTGGTCTCCGGCGGCATCGGCGGCGGCGTGGGCGCGTACCTGGAACGGAACGGCGGCGTGGGCACCGTCGAGCTGCCCCAGGCCGGACCCGAGGCGGCCGAGCGGGACCCGGACAGCGTCGCGGGCATCGCCGCGCGTGCCCTGCCCAGCGTGGTGACCCTGCACGTGAGCGGCGGCGAGGCGGCCGGCACCGGCACCGGGTTCGTACTCGACGGCCGCGGCCACATCCTGACCAACAACCACGTCGTGGAGCCCGCCGGCTCCGGCGGCGAGATCACCGTGACCTTCAACAGCGGCGACACCGCCGAGGCCGAGGTCGTCGGCCGGGACAGCGGATACGACCTCGCCGTGGTGAAGGTCAAGGGCGTCACCGGCCTCACCCCCATGCCCCTCGGCAACTCCGAGAACGTGCGCGTCGGCGACCCCGTCGTCGCCATCGGCGCCCCCTTCGACCTGGCCGGCACCGTCACCTCCGGCATCATCAGCGCCAAGGAACGGCCCATCACCGCGGGCGGCGAGGAGGGCGACGGCAGCGACATCTCGTACGTCGACGCCCTGCAGACCGACGCGCCCATCAACCCCGGCAACTCCGGCGGCCCCCTCCTGGACGCGCGGGGCCGGGCCATCGGCATCAACTCCGCCATCCGCTCCGCCGACAGCGGCAGCGCCGAGTCGGACGACGGGCAGGCCGGTTCCATAGGCCTCGGCTTCGCCATCCCCATCAACCAGGGCAAGCGCGTCGCCGAGGAACTGATCAACACCGGCAGGGCCGCCCACCCCGTCATCGGCATCACCCTCGACATGAACTACACGGGTGACGGCGCCCGCGTGAGTGCCAAGGGCGGCGACGGCGGACCCGCGGTCACCACCGGCGGCCCCGGCGCGAAGGCCGGCATCAAGCCCGGGGACGTGATCACCGCGGTCGACGGACAGCGCGTGCACTCCGGCGAGGAACTCATCGTCAAGACCCGCGCCCACCGCCCCGGCGACCGCCTGGAACTGACCCTGGAACGCGACGGCAAGGAGACGAAGGTCTCACTGGTGCTCGGCTCCTCCGGCGACGACTGA
- a CDS encoding DNA-3-methyladenine glycosylase I, whose amino-acid sequence MSAGEAVAGPDGALRCPWALSTADYVTYHDEEWGRPVHGDDALYERLSLEAFQSGLSWITILRRRTGFRSAFAGFEIAKVAAFTDTDRERLLADTGIIRNRAKIDATLANARVLADWAPGDLDELIWSHAPDPAGRPAPKTLTDVPAVTPESTALSKALKKRGLRFVGPTTAYALMQACGLVDDHLAACAARRP is encoded by the coding sequence GTGAGCGCCGGGGAGGCCGTCGCGGGCCCGGACGGCGCGCTGCGCTGCCCCTGGGCGCTGTCCACCGCGGACTACGTCACGTACCACGACGAAGAGTGGGGCCGCCCGGTCCACGGGGACGACGCGCTGTACGAGCGGCTCAGCCTGGAGGCCTTCCAGTCCGGTCTCTCCTGGATCACGATCCTGCGCCGGCGCACCGGCTTCCGCAGCGCCTTCGCCGGCTTCGAGATCGCCAAGGTCGCGGCCTTCACCGACACCGACCGCGAGCGGCTGCTCGCCGACACCGGCATCATCCGCAACCGCGCCAAGATCGACGCGACCCTCGCCAACGCGCGCGTGCTGGCCGACTGGGCCCCCGGCGACCTGGACGAGCTGATCTGGTCGCACGCCCCGGACCCGGCCGGCCGACCGGCCCCGAAGACCCTCACCGACGTCCCGGCCGTGACCCCGGAGTCCACGGCCCTGTCCAAGGCCCTGAAGAAGCGGGGCCTGCGCTTCGTCGGCCCGACGACGGCGTACGCGCTGATGCAGGCGTGCGGACTGGTCGACGACCACCTGGCGGCGTGCGCGGCCCGCAGACCCTGA